In Alphaproteobacteria bacterium, one DNA window encodes the following:
- a CDS encoding AI-2E family transporter, which yields MMSDTKKAGGTVMMSPSQFMLGAALMIAALILGRDLLIPLAVAVVLWYLINALAQAIGRPWGKSKQWRLPRWLALVSAFVVIGFCVFMIGRIVSSNVAAVAAAAPHYQANLDSALGQLSVFTSERFGTPLPDFGQLARGLDLKVAVRGLVDSLGGLAGDAGLIFIYLAFLFLEQRSFDSKLRALYPHADRQNKVRRLLHQIAMQTQAYVRVKTLIAVLSSALSFVLLKMVGVDYASFWALVIFLMSFIPTIGALVGVLFPALLALVQFPEPLAPFLIVLVGLGAVQAITGNMLEPALMGKSLNQSTLVILLSLAFWGSIWGVAGMFLCTPLTGIAMIICSHFPQTKWIAVLLSSDGRIVSNDAEPVSIPKP from the coding sequence ATGATGTCGGATACAAAAAAAGCCGGTGGTACGGTAATGATGTCGCCGTCGCAATTTATGTTGGGCGCGGCGTTGATGATCGCGGCGCTGATTTTGGGACGGGATTTGCTGATTCCTTTGGCGGTCGCCGTGGTCTTATGGTACCTGATCAACGCCTTGGCCCAGGCCATAGGCCGTCCTTGGGGTAAAAGCAAACAATGGCGATTGCCCAGATGGCTGGCTTTGGTCTCCGCATTTGTCGTCATAGGCTTTTGCGTCTTCATGATCGGTCGCATCGTCAGCAGCAATGTGGCCGCAGTGGCGGCGGCGGCACCGCATTATCAGGCGAATTTGGATTCAGCCCTCGGGCAACTCTCCGTCTTCACGTCAGAGCGCTTTGGAACGCCCTTGCCGGATTTCGGACAACTGGCGCGCGGCTTGGACTTAAAGGTCGCCGTGCGGGGGTTGGTGGATTCCTTGGGAGGATTGGCGGGCGATGCCGGGCTGATCTTTATCTATCTGGCCTTTCTGTTCCTAGAGCAAAGAAGTTTCGATTCCAAACTGCGCGCCTTGTATCCACATGCCGACCGTCAAAACAAAGTGAGGCGTCTGTTACATCAGATCGCCATGCAGACCCAAGCCTATGTGCGCGTCAAGACCTTGATCGCCGTTCTAAGCTCCGCCCTTAGCTTTGTACTTTTGAAGATGGTCGGCGTGGATTATGCCAGTTTCTGGGCCTTGGTCATCTTCCTGATGAGTTTTATCCCTACCATCGGCGCATTGGTGGGCGTGTTATTCCCGGCTTTGTTGGCTCTGGTCCAATTCCCCGAGCCATTGGCGCCTTTCCTGATCGTTCTTGTCGGTCTTGGTGCTGTCCAGGCTATTACGGGCAACATGCTTGAACCGGCTTTGATGGGGAAATCCTTGAATCAAAGCACACTCGTTATCTTGTTGTCCTTGGCGTTCTGGGGCAGCATTTGGGGCGTGGCAGGCATGTTTTTATGCACGCCGCTGACCGGAATCGCCATGATCATTTGCTCGCACTTTCCTCAGACGAAATGGATCGCCGTGCTGCTGTCTTCGGATGGCCGCATCGTGTCCAACGACGCAGAACCCGTCTCTATCCCCAAGCCCTGA
- a CDS encoding DNA polymerase III subunit gamma/tau, whose amino-acid sequence MDDAATESAGAYRVLARKYRPSSFEDIIGQDVLVRTLSNALESGRLAQAWMLTGVRGVGKTTTARIIAKALNCVQGPTPHPCGVCETCIAIAADRHVDVIEMDAASNTGVENVRTVIEGARYAPVSARFKIYIIDEVHMLSRQAFNALLKTLEEPPPHVKFVFATTEIRKVPVTVLSRCQRFDLRRITTAELADLLTRIATKEGMTLEEDAAALLARAGDGSARDAISLLDQSIVRAESGSVTADAVRNMLGINARDGAALLLDCLLTAKPAEALEQAADLRQSGADAVTVLQDLAGLVHLLTRARLAPQQALSDPLLPQAERELAQRLAPGLSLAELTRAWQILLKGLGEVQSAPDSWAAAEMVLVRLGYAASLPTPAELIRELRREPPSLGGPTLPASTGGGRVVAGTSISGNEGGAIALSLPSHRAQGTQTVATRGNLALAITPSQSASPEIALAPCPVTFEDLVVLFEQRREPVLRAQLYKHAHKVHIEPGRLELRLEADAAPDLSSRVARCLTQWTGQRWVVSLASSGGDPTLAEQEEAQTQRLRERALATPIVQEVMAQFPGATLAAVRPAPTPTAPSFEESGPLTNDGMVETDMDLGSFLFD is encoded by the coding sequence CTGGATGACGCCGCGACCGAATCGGCCGGGGCGTATCGAGTTTTGGCGCGTAAATACCGCCCGTCGAGTTTTGAAGACATCATCGGTCAGGACGTTTTGGTCCGCACCTTATCGAACGCGCTGGAAAGCGGACGTTTGGCGCAAGCCTGGATGCTGACCGGCGTGCGCGGCGTGGGTAAAACCACCACGGCGCGAATCATCGCCAAGGCTTTGAATTGCGTTCAGGGACCGACGCCGCATCCGTGCGGCGTGTGCGAAACCTGCATCGCCATCGCGGCGGATCGGCATGTCGATGTGATCGAGATGGACGCCGCATCGAATACCGGCGTGGAAAACGTGAGGACGGTGATCGAAGGCGCGCGTTACGCGCCCGTCTCGGCGCGTTTTAAGATCTATATCATCGACGAAGTCCATATGCTCTCGCGCCAGGCGTTCAACGCCTTGCTGAAGACGCTGGAAGAACCGCCGCCGCATGTGAAATTCGTCTTTGCGACCACCGAGATTCGCAAAGTTCCCGTGACTGTCCTGTCGCGCTGCCAGCGATTTGATCTGCGCCGCATCACCACCGCCGAGCTTGCCGATCTGCTGACGCGCATCGCCACGAAAGAGGGCATGACGTTAGAGGAAGATGCCGCCGCCCTATTGGCGCGCGCGGGCGATGGCTCGGCCCGCGACGCCATCAGCCTGTTGGATCAGTCGATCGTGCGCGCGGAAAGCGGCAGCGTGACGGCCGATGCCGTACGCAACATGCTGGGGATCAACGCGCGTGACGGGGCAGCCCTATTGCTGGATTGCCTACTCACAGCCAAACCCGCCGAGGCATTGGAACAAGCCGCCGATCTGCGCCAGTCGGGTGCCGATGCGGTGACCGTGCTTCAGGATTTGGCCGGACTGGTGCATCTGTTGACCCGTGCGCGGCTGGCTCCCCAACAGGCCTTGTCAGACCCACTTCTGCCGCAGGCCGAGCGTGAATTGGCGCAGCGTTTAGCTCCTGGCCTGTCATTGGCCGAACTGACACGCGCCTGGCAGATTTTGCTCAAGGGTCTGGGCGAAGTGCAATCCGCGCCCGATTCATGGGCGGCGGCCGAGATGGTCTTGGTGCGCCTGGGTTATGCCGCCAGTCTGCCTACGCCGGCCGAGTTGATCCGGGAATTGCGCCGCGAGCCGCCAAGCCTTGGCGGCCCTACCCTGCCCGCCTCGACTGGCGGTGGACGTGTTGTGGCTGGCACCTCAATCTCTGGAAACGAGGGAGGCGCCATCGCGCTGTCCCTGCCCAGCCATCGGGCACAGGGCACGCAAACCGTCGCCACGCGCGGCAATCTGGCTTTGGCCATCACGCCTTCCCAATCCGCCAGCCCCGAAATCGCCTTGGCCCCCTGCCCTGTTACCTTTGAAGATTTGGTGGTGTTGTTCGAGCAGCGGCGGGAACCCGTTCTACGCGCCCAGTTGTACAAACACGCGCATAAAGTCCATATCGAGCCGGGCCGCTTGGAATTGCGCCTAGAGGCCGATGCCGCGCCCGATCTATCCAGCCGCGTGGCGCGTTGCCTGACTCAGTGGACGGGGCAGCGTTGGGTTGTCAGCCTGGCCAGTTCAGGCGGCGACCCGACATTGGCTGAACAAGAAGAAGCGCAAACTCAACGACTGCGCGAACGCGCCCTGGCCACGCCGATTGTGCAGGAAGTGATGGCGCAATTCCCCGGCGCTACATTGGCCGCCGTACGTCCAGCACCTACGCCCACTGCGCCATCATTCGAAGAATCCGGCCCGCTCACAAACGATGGCATGGTCGAGACCGATATGGATTTAGGCTCTTTCCTCTTCGATTGA
- a CDS encoding S41 family peptidase — protein MKRLGTKRQRSWTLALALTAAIGLAAVPPLAHHVLAADAAQEGEATFRNLSLLADAFERVQADYVDEIGEEKLTEYALNGMLSSLDPHSAYMNAKAFKDIQTVTRGEFGGLGIEVTMENSIVKVISPLDETPAAKAGLQSGDLITHIDGKLVTELTLSEAVDRMRGPPGTNIKLTVRRGGLSGEPFDVTLTRAIIKVQSVRFRAEDNVGYVRITTFNEQTQPGLEKALNELETSIGSDKLVGYVIDLRNNPGGLLDQAISVSSTFLQPGQEVVSTRSRHKKDNQSATASGGDRTKGRPIVVLINGGSASASEIVAGALKDHHRAIVLGTRSFGKGSVQTIIPLPNSGGAMRLTTARYYTPSGHSIQALGIDPDIVVQPAKLEQIAQSGPGISEADLRGALTNDDKDAVEAARKRRELEEAEAKKNPDKKSETSPSAKPSSGKGDSSANDKADKDKKDASKEDYQLQRALDLLRGVRLFSRPEQPATSAKSAEAAESTDDTKKPAEGGTKKPKI, from the coding sequence ATGAAGCGTTTGGGAACGAAGCGTCAAAGATCATGGACCCTGGCGCTGGCCTTGACCGCCGCTATTGGGTTGGCGGCAGTACCGCCCTTGGCACATCATGTTCTGGCCGCCGATGCCGCGCAAGAGGGCGAGGCCACGTTTCGCAATCTCAGCCTATTGGCCGATGCCTTTGAACGGGTGCAGGCGGATTACGTGGACGAGATCGGCGAAGAGAAGCTGACGGAATACGCGCTTAACGGCATGCTGTCTTCCCTGGATCCGCATTCCGCCTATATGAACGCCAAGGCGTTCAAGGATATCCAGACCGTCACGCGCGGCGAGTTTGGTGGACTTGGGATAGAAGTGACGATGGAAAACAGCATCGTCAAAGTCATCTCGCCTTTGGACGAAACTCCCGCTGCCAAGGCCGGACTGCAATCGGGCGACCTTATCACGCATATCGATGGCAAATTGGTAACGGAGCTGACGTTGTCGGAAGCGGTGGATCGCATGCGCGGACCACCCGGCACCAACATCAAACTGACCGTGCGCCGTGGCGGCCTCAGCGGCGAACCGTTCGACGTCACATTGACGCGCGCCATCATCAAGGTGCAGTCGGTGCGTTTCCGCGCCGAGGACAATGTGGGTTATGTCCGCATCACAACATTCAACGAACAGACCCAGCCCGGTTTGGAAAAAGCCTTAAACGAACTGGAGACTAGCATCGGCAGCGACAAGCTGGTGGGCTATGTGATCGACCTGCGCAATAATCCGGGCGGATTGTTGGATCAGGCCATCTCGGTCAGCTCGACCTTCCTGCAGCCTGGGCAAGAGGTCGTCTCCACGCGGTCACGGCACAAAAAGGACAATCAAAGCGCCACCGCCTCCGGCGGCGACCGCACCAAAGGGCGGCCTATTGTCGTTCTGATCAATGGCGGTTCGGCCTCGGCCTCAGAGATCGTCGCGGGTGCCCTGAAAGACCATCACCGCGCCATCGTGTTGGGCACGCGCTCGTTCGGGAAGGGATCGGTTCAGACCATCATTCCCTTGCCCAATAGTGGCGGTGCGATGCGTTTAACGACCGCGCGCTATTACACGCCCAGCGGTCATTCCATCCAGGCTCTTGGTATCGATCCTGACATCGTGGTGCAACCGGCCAAGCTTGAGCAAATCGCGCAATCGGGGCCAGGCATCAGCGAAGCCGATTTGCGCGGTGCGCTGACCAATGACGACAAGGACGCCGTGGAAGCCGCCCGCAAGCGCCGCGAACTCGAAGAGGCCGAGGCCAAAAAGAATCCCGATAAGAAGTCCGAGACTTCCCCATCCGCAAAGCCGTCAAGCGGCAAAGGCGACTCATCCGCCAATGACAAAGCGGATAAGGACAAGAAGGACGCCAGCAAGGAAGACTATCAGTTACAGCGCGCTTTGGACTTACTGCGTGGAGTGCGTTTATTCAGCAGGCCAGAACAGCCCGCGACCAGCGCCAAATCTGCCGAAGCCGCCGAGAGTACTGATGACACAAAGAAACCCGCCGAAGGCGGTACCAAGAAGCCCAAGATTTAG
- the lon gene encoding endopeptidase La, which yields METPKGELLYPVLPLRDIVVFPYMIVPLFVGREKSVRALEDVVQDDKHILLLTQKNAAQDDPLPDDLYEYGTVGTVLQMLKLPDGTVKVLVEGGQRVKVARFTENKEFFQALAEPTHESQPEDQAESEALMRAVVTQFEQYIKLNKKIPPEVMVSVGGISSPAKLADTVAAHLTLKIADKQTLLETSSVTERLEKVYALMEGEIGVLQVERRIRNRVKKQMEKTQREYYLNEQLKAIQKELGEGEDGKNESDELEDKINKARMNKEASEKCLAELKKLRSMSPMSAEATVVRNYLDWMLSIPWSKRTKVRRDIKQAKGVLDKDHFGLEKVKERILEHLAVQQRTNKMRGQILCLVGPPGVGKTSLGKSIAKATGRNFVRISLGGVRDEAEIRGHRRTYIGAMPGKIIQGMRKAKSSNPLFMLDEIDKLGADWRGDPSSALLEVLDPEQNNSFNDHYLEVDYDLSDVMFICTANTLRMPQPLLDRMEIIRVSGYTEDEKVEIAKRHLLPKETTQHGLKKGEFNLGEEALRELIRTYTREAGVRNLEREIANLARKAIKDILMRGIKGVRITMRNLEKYAGIKRFRFGEVEATDMVGVTTGLAWTEVGGEILSIEAVMLHGKGRVTVTGKIGEVMKESVQAAESYVRSRSTSFGIKPTLFDKRDIHVHVPEGATPKDGPSAGVAMATSIVSVLTGIPVRRDVAMTGEITLRGRVLPIGGLKEKLLAALRAGLKTVLIPADNEKDLAEIPDNVKKGMKIIPVATVDEALRAALARPFSPIEWKEPDEEPSVPHPPKAVEEDTSRTGEVFRH from the coding sequence ATGGAAACACCTAAGGGAGAATTGCTGTATCCCGTTCTGCCGCTGCGGGACATCGTGGTGTTTCCGTATATGATCGTGCCGCTATTTGTCGGGCGCGAGAAATCGGTGCGCGCCTTGGAAGACGTGGTGCAGGATGACAAGCATATCCTGCTGTTGACGCAAAAAAACGCGGCGCAAGACGATCCTTTGCCGGACGACCTGTACGAGTATGGCACTGTGGGTACGGTACTCCAGATGCTGAAGCTGCCGGATGGGACCGTCAAGGTTCTGGTCGAAGGTGGGCAGCGCGTCAAGGTGGCTCGCTTTACCGAGAATAAGGAATTCTTTCAGGCTCTGGCCGAACCGACCCACGAATCCCAGCCCGAGGACCAGGCTGAGTCCGAGGCCCTCATGCGCGCTGTGGTCACGCAGTTCGAGCAATATATAAAGCTCAACAAGAAAATTCCGCCCGAGGTGATGGTATCTGTAGGCGGAATCAGCAGTCCGGCCAAGCTGGCTGATACCGTGGCTGCGCATCTGACACTAAAAATCGCTGATAAACAGACTTTGTTGGAAACTTCCTCGGTTACCGAGCGTTTGGAAAAAGTCTATGCGCTGATGGAAGGCGAGATCGGCGTGCTGCAGGTCGAACGCCGCATCCGTAACCGCGTCAAGAAGCAGATGGAAAAGACGCAGCGCGAGTACTATCTGAACGAGCAGCTTAAGGCGATTCAAAAAGAGCTGGGCGAAGGCGAGGATGGCAAGAACGAATCCGACGAGCTGGAAGACAAGATCAACAAGGCGCGTATGAACAAGGAGGCCAGCGAGAAATGCCTGGCTGAGTTGAAGAAATTGCGATCCATGTCGCCTATGTCGGCCGAGGCCACGGTGGTGCGCAATTATTTGGATTGGATGCTTAGTATCCCTTGGAGTAAGCGTACCAAGGTTAGGCGCGACATCAAGCAAGCCAAAGGCGTGTTGGACAAGGATCATTTTGGCTTGGAGAAAGTCAAGGAACGCATCCTCGAACACCTGGCCGTGCAGCAACGCACCAACAAAATGCGTGGGCAGATCCTGTGTTTAGTGGGACCGCCGGGCGTGGGTAAGACCTCGCTGGGTAAATCCATCGCCAAGGCAACGGGCCGCAATTTCGTGCGCATCTCGTTGGGCGGCGTACGGGATGAAGCTGAGATTCGCGGCCATCGCCGCACCTATATCGGCGCGATGCCGGGCAAGATCATCCAGGGGATGCGCAAGGCGAAATCCTCCAATCCCTTGTTCATGTTGGACGAGATAGACAAACTGGGTGCTGATTGGCGTGGCGACCCTTCCTCGGCCTTGCTGGAGGTCTTGGATCCCGAGCAGAACAACAGCTTTAACGACCATTATCTGGAGGTCGATTACGATCTATCGGATGTGATGTTCATCTGCACGGCCAATACGCTGAGGATGCCCCAGCCTCTGTTAGACCGCATGGAGATCATCCGCGTCTCGGGCTATACCGAAGACGAGAAGGTCGAAATTGCCAAGCGCCATTTGCTACCCAAGGAAACCACGCAGCACGGCTTAAAGAAGGGCGAATTTAATCTGGGTGAGGAGGCGCTGCGTGAGTTGATCCGCACTTATACGCGTGAGGCGGGCGTACGCAATCTTGAGCGCGAAATTGCGAATCTGGCGCGCAAGGCCATCAAGGACATCTTGATGCGCGGTATAAAGGGCGTACGCATCACGATGCGCAATCTGGAGAAATACGCCGGTATCAAGCGGTTCCGTTTCGGCGAAGTCGAGGCCACCGATATGGTGGGCGTGACCACGGGTTTGGCCTGGACCGAGGTGGGCGGCGAGATCCTCTCGATCGAGGCCGTCATGCTGCATGGCAAAGGGCGCGTCACCGTCACCGGCAAGATCGGCGAGGTGATGAAGGAATCCGTGCAGGCCGCAGAAAGCTATGTACGCTCGCGCTCGACCAGTTTCGGCATCAAGCCGACTCTCTTCGATAAGCGCGACATCCATGTCCATGTGCCTGAAGGAGCGACGCCCAAGGACGGCCCATCGGCGGGCGTGGCGATGGCGACCTCCATCGTTTCGGTCCTCACCGGCATCCCCGTGCGGCGCGATGTGGCCATGACGGGCGAGATCACCTTGCGCGGTCGCGTCTTGCCTATCGGCGGGCTTAAGGAGAAATTGTTGGCGGCTCTGCGCGCGGGGTTAAAGACCGTGTTGATCCCCGCCGACAATGAAAAGGACCTGGCCGAGATTCCCGACAATGTGAAAAAGGGCATGAAAATTATTCCCGTTGCCACGGTCGATGAAGCACTTCGTGCGGCCCTTGCGCGTCCGTTCTCGCCCATCGAATGGAAAGAGCCGGATGAAGAACCCTCCGTTCCGCATCCTCCAAAGGCGGTAGAAGAAGATACGTCGAGGACGGGTGAAGTGTTCAGGCATTAA